The Aspergillus luchuensis IFO 4308 DNA, chromosome 7, nearly complete sequence genome has a segment encoding these proteins:
- the dbp5 gene encoding ATP-dependent RNA helicase DBP5 (BUSCO:EOG09261MPU;~COG:A;~EggNog:ENOG410PGTJ;~InterPro:IPR027417,IPR001650,IPR014014,IPR014001, IPR011545,IPR000629;~PFAM:PF00270,PF00271;~go_function: GO:0003676 - nucleic acid binding [Evidence IEA];~go_function: GO:0004386 - helicase activity [Evidence IEA];~go_function: GO:0005524 - ATP binding [Evidence IEA]) has product MASEEPAAGSLADRITKPEETAPAEAPEQTEDIPQTDGAAAQQGGSDLHEPDYTVEVKLSDLQADPNNPLFSVKNFEDLGLDPRILQGLSAMNFRKPSKIQERALPLLLGNPAKNLVGQSQSGTGKTAAFVLNILSRLDLSSEQLQKTPQALILAPTRELARQIVGVIQVMGQFLDGLVIGTAVPADTGARPAKMECSVVVGTPGTVMDMIKRRIMVANKLRVLVLDEADNMLDQQGLGDQCIRVKALLPRDIQVVLFSATFPAHVHEYASKFAPQANEITLQHEELTVEGIKQLYLDCSNDEDKYQTLVNLYGLLTVGSSIIFVKTRASAQEIEKRMVAEGHTVASLTGGIEGSQRDAVIDQFRAGHAKVLITTNVLARGIDVSTVSMVINYDIPELHQPGARQRQADFQTYLHRIGRTGRFGRVGVSISFVSNREEWEMLNQIQRYFNTNIQRIDTKDWDEVEDIIKKTIKSSRAQLGFR; this is encoded by the exons ATGGCGTCTGAAGAACCCGCTGCCGGTTCTCTTGCGGACCGCATCACCAAGCCCGAGGAGACTGCCCCTGCCG AAGCTCCCGAACAGACCGAAGATATTCCTCAGACCGATGGCGCCGCCGCCCAACAGGGTGGCTCCGACCTTCATGAGCCTGACTACACCGTTGAAGTCAAGCTCAGCGATCTCCAGGCTGATCCGAACAATCCCCTTTTCTCCGTGAAGAACTTTGAAGATCTCGGCCT GGACCCTCGCATCCTCCAGGGATTGTCGGCAATGAACTTCCGGAAACCCTCCAAGATCCAAGAGAGGGCCCTCCCGCTGCTACTTGGCAACCCCGCGAAGAATCTGGTCGGTCAGTCCCAGTCCGGTACTGGAAAGACTGCGGCCTTCGTCCTGAACATCCTCAGTCGCTTGGACCTCTCGTCGGAGCAGTTGCAAAAGACCCCCCAGGCGTTGATTTTAGCCCCCACACGAGAGCTGGCTCGTCAGATTGTTGGTGTCATCCAAGTGATGGGCCAGTTCCTTGATGGGCTCGTTATTGGTACCGCCGTACCGGCAGATACTGGCGCTCGTCCCGCCAAGATGGAGTGCTCCGTCGTTGTGGGTACCCCTGGTACTGTGATGGACATGATTAAGAGGCGCATCATGGTTGCGAACAAGCTCCGCGTGCTTGTTCTGGATGAGGCCGACAACATGCTCGACCAGCAGGGTCTGGGTGACCAATGTATCCGTGTGAAGGC TCTCTTGCCCAGAGATATTCAGGTCGTGCTCTTTTCGGCTACCTTCCCTGCTCACGTGCACGAATATGCGTCCAAGTTCGCCCCCCAGGCCAACGAGATTACCCTCCAACATGAGGAGTTGACGGTCGAGGGTATTAAGCAGCTGTACCTGGACTGCTCGAATGACGAGGACAAGTACCAGACTCTTGTCAACCTCTACGGTCTGCTCACCGTCGGCTCGTCCATCATTTTCGTCAAG ACCCGTGCCTCCGCCCAGGAGATCGAAAAGCGCATGGTTGCCGAGGGTCACACCGTGGCCTCTCTGACCGGTGGTATTGAAGGATCGCAGCGTGACGCAGTCATTGACCAATTCCGTGCCGGACACGCGAAGGTCTTGATTACGACCAACGTGCTTGCCCGTGGTATCGATGTCTCCACTGTGTCCATGGTTATCAACTAC GATATCCCTGAGCTGCACCAACCCGGCGCCCGTCAACGACAGGCCGACTTCCAGACCTACCTGCACCGTATTGGCCGTACGGGACGTTTCGGCCGCGTGGGTGTATCCATCTCTTTCGTGTCCAACCGGGAAGAGTGGGAGATGCTCAACCAGATTCAGCGATACTTCAACACTAACATCCAGCGGATTGACACTAAGGACTGGGACGAGGTGGAAGACATTATCAAGAAGACGATCAAGAGCTCACGTGCTCAGCTCGGCTTCCGGTAG
- a CDS encoding putative Cu-dependent DNA-binding protein (COG:S;~EggNog:ENOG410Q257;~InterPro:IPR036395,IPR001083;~PFAM:PF00649;~go_component: GO:0005634 - nucleus [Evidence IEA];~go_function: GO:0003677 - DNA binding [Evidence IEA];~go_function: GO:0003700 - DNA-binding transcription factor activity [Evidence IEA];~go_function: GO:0005507 - copper ion binding [Evidence IEA];~go_process: GO:0006355 - regulation of transcription, DNA-templated [Evidence IEA]): MLIDGEKWACEACVRGHRVTTCKHNDRPLIRINRKGRPFATCSICNCTPCESPEEHAKLKRETDHHHPSSSSKRAADRSPRLSASPSTFLPIAPRPSVSPSTSATSPNSSLPAAASAYAAVSVAATLPGSTTATAAGYLSPPPIASLPPSFCSMAATTDSMSMSMVNPLLVDAHRMYSDLAVSFADSNAIYALEDMGLDDVSATMLAADPVFQGNDWDWLHDDHHDGGVL; this comes from the exons ATGCTTATCGACGGCGAAAAGTGGGCGTGTGAAGCTTGTGTCCGCGGCCACCGTGTGACCACCTGCAAACACAATG ACCGACCTCTAATTCGCATCAACCGCAAAGGTCGTCCCTTTGCGACCTGCTCCATCTGCAACTGCACCCCTTGCGAAAGCCCCGAAGAGCACGCCAAGCTCAAACGTGAGaccgatcatcatcatccttcttcatcctcaaaa CGAGCTGCTGACCGATCCCCGCGACTCTCCGCCTCTCCGTCCACCTTTCTCCCCATTGCCCCGAGGCCGTCCGTTTCCCCTAGTACCAGCGCGACGAGTCCCAATTCATCACTTCCGGCTGCTGCTAGCGCATACGCTGCAGTGTCAGTCGCGGCGACTCTCCCAGGGAGTACGACAGCAACCGCAGCGGGATatctctccccaccacctATCGCATCTCTCCCACCGTCATTCTGCTCCATGGCCGCCACCACTGACAGcatgtccatgtccatgGTGAATCCCCTGCTCGTGGATGCGCATCGCATGTACAGCGACCTGGCGGTATCCTTTGCGGACAGTAATGCCATCTACGCGCTGGAGGACATGGGATTAGATGACGTCAGTGCAACCATGCTCGCTGCCGATCCCGTCTTTCAGGGGAATGACTGGGACTGGTTACATGATGATCaccatgatggtggtgtgcTCTAA
- a CDS encoding uncharacterized protein (COG:S;~EggNog:ENOG410PWSV;~TransMembrane:7 (o15-36i43-62o94-115i127-148o187-204i216-238o258-282i)): MAHGWTTPSAPSSTALLAVTSVFTVTSLSAVALRFYARRLARLDLLADDWLALAALICTLVYNSTLLTGTSRDIIANYTHPTAQTEVAARKYQLALQIIEVIALGLTKLSFFTLWKRVFSTHPVHRLCTFLIGAVTLWMVAFILATILQCGGHVSHIWSSIEDVNNSNTCASANRGILLTVYTITDLITNILITIIPIFVIVGLNMRIGRKIGMICLYVVGVYVTAISITRTYFTIVVSYNSNEEEDRLSFMHEFTLLALWAVIEVNVGILATCVTVVTRGVREVYADKRKKKFHMLSGVALKGDHHGGVGNEGGTRISNESDGIE, from the exons ATGGCTCATGGCTGGACAACTCCCAGCGCCCCGAGTTCCACTGCACTCCTGGCAGTAACCTCAGTATTTACCGTGACTTCTCTATCGGCCGTGGCGCTTCGATTCTACGCGCGAAGACTAGCGCGACTGGACCTACTCGCAGATGACTGGCTAGCGCTTGCTGCACTG ATATGCACCTTGGTATACAATAGTACTCTATTAACAGGAACATCCCGCGACATCATCGCAAACTACACCCACCCCACAGCTCAAACTGAAGTGGCAGCAAGGAAATATCAACTCGCCCTTCAAATCATCGAGGTCATCGCCCTCGGCCTGACCAAGCTGAGTTTCTTCACTCTATGGAAACGCGTCTTCAGTACCCATCCTGTTCATCGACTATGTACTTTCCTCATCGGCGCAGTAACGCTGTGGATGGTTGCATTCATCCTCGCAACGATTCTCCAGTGCGGGGGTCATGTTTCTCATATTTGGTCATCGATAGAGGATGTTAATAACAGTAACACCTGCGCAAGCGCAAACAGGGGTATTCTACTAACGGTGTATACAATCACCGATCTCATCACAAACATACTAATCACGATCATTCCTATCTTCGTTATTGTCGGGTTGAATATGCGGATAGGGAGGAAGATAGGGATGATATGTCTTTACGTTGTGGGGGTTTA TGTAACCGCCATTTCCATCACAAGGACATATTTCACTATTGTCGTGTCATACAACagcaatgaggaagaggacaggTTATCTTTCATGCATGAATTCACTTTATTAGCTCTGTGGGCTGTGATCGAGGTAAATGTGGGGATCCTGGCTACGTGTGTCACGGTTGTAACGCGGGGTGTGAGAGAGGTCTACGCTG AtaagcggaagaagaagttccaTATGTTATCCGGGGTGGCGTTGAAGGGGGATCATCATGGCGGTGTGGGTAATGAAGGAGGCACAAGGATTTCAAATGAGAGTGATGGTATAGAATGA
- the URG1_4 gene encoding putative GTP cyclohydrolase II (COG:H;~EggNog:ENOG410PG38;~InterPro:IPR036144,IPR000926,IPR022163,IPR032677;~PFAM:PF00925,PF12471;~go_function: GO:0003935 - GTP cyclohydrolase II activity [Evidence IEA];~go_process: GO:0009231 - riboflavin biosynthetic process [Evidence IEA]) has product MLETDTSIKPTSDEATAQSPTTPTSPTHSNSRYSTHIVLTTYPGQSGIDPIPLEWGAPDAKSRGPVVVSRSSALLKRRNAMGAHGGSYSIYNALAIAAGDLEPNFRPDLSNSQPTFNFPWQPAWADKTKIVSMDPWGHDIVNQFRDELNKGWDIRPTMAVTRANMNFAEIADAVKEGKLDVDGSIVVDSSGEVRVTKVAVEPVWYLPGVAERFGVDEGTLRRTLFEHTGGSYPELITRPDLKIFLPPIGGLTVYIFGPPERVSDENVKLALRIHDECNGSDVFQSDICTCRPYLAFGIREAIREAQSGGSGVVIYFRKEGRALGEVIKYLVYNARKRGGDTADKYFTRTENIAGVRDMRFQALMPDILHWLGIKKIDRMLSMSNMKHDAIVESGIKILERIPIPDEMIPTDSRVEIDAKINAGYFTTGKNVTAEDLAAVRGRGWEKWEDITH; this is encoded by the exons ATGTTGGAGACCGATACCTCCATCAAGCCCACGTCCGACGAGGCGACAGCCCAGTCACCGACTACCCCAACCTCGCCGACTCACTCCAACTCTCGTTACAGTACGCATATTGTG TTGACCACCTACCCCGGCCAAAGTGGCATCGACCCCATCCCGCTCGAATGGGGCGCCCCAGATGCTAAATCCCGCGGCCCCGTCGTTGTCTCCCGTAGCTCCGCATTACTCAAGCGGCGGAATGCTATGGGCGCTCATGGTGGCAGCTACAGCATCTACAACGCCCTTGCCATTGCCGCCGGTGATTTGGAACCGAACTTCCGTCCTGATCTCAGCAACAGTCAACCTACATTCAACTTCCCATGGCAGCCTGCCTGGGCCGATAAGACCAAGATTGTGTCCATGGACCCGTGGGGACATGACATTGTTAACCAGTTCCGGGACGAGCTAAACAAGGGCTGGGATATCCGCCCCACAATGGCGGTGACCCGCGCGAACATGAACTTTGCGGAGATCGCCGACGCAGTGAAGGAGGGCAAACTCGATGTGGATGGTTCCATTGTGGTTGACTCCTCCGGTGAAGTGCGCGTTACTAAAGTCGCCGTCGAACCGGTCTGGTATCTACCTGGTGTTGCAGAGCGGTTCGGAGTTGATGAGGGGACGCTGCGACGGACACTATTCGAGCATACGGGCGGAAGTTATCCCGAGCTGATCACCCGGCCCGATCTGAagatcttccttcctcccattGGAGGTCTGACGGTGTATATCTTTGGCCCGCCGGAGCGGGTGTCCGACGAGAATGTGAAACTAGCATTGCGCATTCACGACGAATGCAACGGCAGTGATGTCTTCCAATCAGATATCTGCACATGCCGACCGTACCTTGCCTTTGGTATTCGGGAGGCTATTCGCGAAGCTCAGAGTGGAGGCAGTGGAGTGGTCATCTACTTCCGAAAGGAAGGTCGGGCCTTGGGTGAGGTGATCAAGTACCTGGTCTACAATGCCCGCAAGCGCGGCGGCGACACTGCCGACAAGTACTTTACGCGGACGGAGAACATTGCCGGTGTTAGAGAT ATGCGCTTCCAAGCGCTGATGCCCGACATCCTGCATTGGCTCGGTATCAAGAAGATCGACCGCATGCTGTCCATGTCCAACATGAAGCACGACGCCATCGTCGAGTCGGGGATCAAGATCCTGGAGCGTATCCCGATCCCAGACGAGATGATCCCGACGGATTCGCGCGTCGAAATCGATGCGAAGATCAATGCTGGCTACTTTACAACCGGGAAGAATGTCACAGCAGAAGACTTGGCTGCTGTGCGCGGACGCGGGTGGGAGAAGTGGGAAGACATCACG CACTGA
- a CDS encoding putative actin polymerization protein Bzz1 (BUSCO:EOG09260XMI;~COG:Z;~EggNog:ENOG410QDEW;~InterPro:IPR001060,IPR027267,IPR035459,IPR036028, IPR002219,IPR031160,IPR020454,IPR001452;~PFAM:PF14604,PF00018,PF00130,PF00611;~go_function: GO:0005515 - protein binding [Evidence IEA];~go_process: GO:0035556 - intracellular signal transduction [Evidence IEA]) — protein sequence MATPDVAPHFGAELKDSFKPVNNWVSNGIGWLDEIQQFYRERSAIEKEYAAKLTALCKKYYDRKAKKISSLSVGDTPSMTPGSLESASLTTWSTQLSAVESHATERDHFGNDLLVHVAEPLKQAANQYEELRKCHVDFHAKLEKERDSSYSDLKKAKGKYDGACQEVEARRKKMESSFDHSKPKAQAAYQQQILEMNNVKNTYLISINVTNKMKERFYHEYVPELLDGLQDLNETRVTKLNSLWTLAAQLEKNYLSKSMDHMANLINEIPRNVPHLDSLMFLRHNVTQSQEPANMTFEPSPIWHDDDALITDEAAKVFLRNLLSKSKTQVRELRVEADTKRREVEAARRVRESIRQGTDKRNEVEVVRSIFFQQESLHEVDRRRLTAEVETSTIMSAVGDLSLGARNHNFKSQTFKIPTNCDLCGERIWGLSAKGFDCRDCGYTCHSKCEMKVPAECPGEQTKEEKKKLKVERQEQANAAPAPLDLEPTTNSSTAPSLTRKDTMNSLSSGYAVSANRSMSNAAQSPTTTAAELPTPVAETKPAPARKNRILAPPPAQYISGPPANDSAPALSSKTNEQHGKMLYAYQAGGADEVTVQEGDDIVILEPDDGSGWMRVRSGGEEGLVPASYVEAGPAPSPVPSASPGFTADRPGSTYSNSSASLTGGGGAGGNKRVGPAVAPRRGAKKLQYVEALYDYDARSDMEWSMVEGDRFVLVNRDGGDGWADVERGGVTKSVPANYIQEV from the exons ATGGCTACCCCGGATGTCGCCCCTCACTTTGGGGCGGAGTTGAAG GATTCGTTTAAACCGGTCAACAATTGG GTGTCGAATGGTATCGGATGGCTGGATGAGATACAACAGTTTTACCGCGAGCGCAGCGCAATCGAAAAGGAGTATGCGGCAAAGTTGACGGCGCTATGCAAGAAGTACTACGACCgcaaagccaagaaaatcAGCAGTTTGAGTGTCGGAGACACCCCTAGCATGACCCCGGGCTCCCTCGAAAGTGCCTCACTTACCACGTGGTCGACACAATTGAGCGCCGTGGAATCGCATGCCACTGAACGGGATCACTTCGGTAACGACTTGCTTGTACATGTCGCAGAGCCGCTCAAACAAGCTGCGAACCAGTACGAAGAGCTCAGGAAGTGTCATGTTGATTTCCATGCCAAGctcgagaaggagagggactCCTCGTACAGTGAcctgaagaaggcgaagggtAAATATGATGGTGCGTGCCAGGAAGTGGAGGCaaggcggaagaagatggaatcTTCGTTCGACCACAGTAAGCCTAAGGCCCAGGCAGCGTACCAACAGCAGATATTGGAGATGAACAACGTTAAG AACACATATCTCATCAGCATTAATGTGACAAAcaagatgaaagagagaTTCTACCACGAATATGTGCCGGAGCTACTTGAT GGCCTGCAAGACCTTAACGAAACGCGTGTAACGAAGCTGAACTCGCTCTGGACATTGGCCGCACAACTCGAGAAGAATTACCTGTCGAAGAGTATGGACCACATGGCCAACCTCATCAATGAGATTCCGCGCAACGTTCCACACCTGGACTCGCTCATGTTCCTGCGCCACAATGTCACACAATCACAGGAGCCGGCCAACATGACCTTCGAGCCGAGCCCAATCTGGCACGACGACGACGCTCTCATCACCGACGAAGCAGCCAAGGTCTTTTTGCGCAACCTGCTCAGCAAGAGCAAGACACAAGTGCGAGAGCTGAGAGTCGAGGCGGATACGAAGCGACGCGAGGTGGAAGCCGCCAGACGGGTCCGGGAGAGCATCCGACAGGGCACGGACAAGCGCAACGAGGTGGAAGTTGTCCGATCTATATTCTTCCAGCAGGAGTCCCTGCATGAAGTTGACCGCAGGCGCCTGACTGCCGAGGTGGAGACCTCTACCATCATGTCGGCGGTGGGCGATCTTTCGCTCGGAGCGCGCAACCATAATTTCAAGTCGCAGACGTTCAAGATCCCGACCAACTGCGATCTGTGCGGAGAAAGGATATGGGGATTATCCGCCAAGGGCTTCGACTGCCGGGACTGCGGATACACCTGTCATAGTAAATGTGAAATGAAGGTACCGGCTGAGTGCCCGGGTGAGCAgaccaaggaagaaaagaagaagctgaaagTGGAGCGACAAGAACAAGCCAACGCCGCCCCAGCACCACTTGATCTAGAACCAACCACGAACTCATCCACTGCGCCATCACTCACCCGCAAGGACACAATGAACTCGCTGAGCTCCGGCTACGCCGTCAGCGCCAACCGATCTATGTCCAATGCCGCACAATCTCCCACCACAACCGCAGCGGAGCTTCCCACACCCGTCGCAGAGACCAAGCCCGCCCCAGCACGGAAGAACCGCATTCTAGCACCGCCACCGGCACAGTACATCAGTGGTCCACCCGCTAATGACTCGGCGCCGGCGCTAAGCTCCAAGACCAACGAGCAGCATGGCAAGATGCTGTATGCATACCAAGCGGGCGGAGCTGACGAGGTGACTGTTCAAGAAGGGGACGATATCGTCATCCTGGAGCCAGATG ATGGTTCCGGTTGGATGCGCGTACGGTccggcggcgaagaagggctCGTCCCTGCTTCCTATGTGGAAGCTGGCCCCGCACCTTCACCCGTGCCGTCCGCCAGCCCCGGCTTCACGGCTGACCGGCCAGGCTCAACGTACTCGAATTCGTCGGCGTCGCTgacgggcggcggcggcgccggGGGCAACAAACGGGTCGGGCCAGCTGTAGCACCGCGCCGGGGCGCCAAGAAGCTCCAGTATGTGGAAGCGCTGTATGACTACGACGCGCGCAGCGACATGGAATGGAGTATGGTGGAAGGCGACCGGTTCGTGCTGGTGAACCgggatggcggagatgggtGGGCCGATGTTGAGCGGGGCGGGGTGACGAAGAGCGTACCGGCGAACTACATCCAGGAGGTGTGA
- a CDS encoding dihydrodipicolinate synthase family protein (COG:E;~EggNog:ENOG410PM2D;~InterPro:IPR002220,IPR013785;~PFAM:PF00701;~go_function: GO:0003824 - catalytic activity [Evidence IEA];~go_function: GO:0016829 - lyase activity [Evidence IEA]) → MGSSVTVTPQPRIPKAGVWCPAVTFFDHSTDTLDLDAQKKYYQYLSTTGLAGLVILGTNSEAFLLTREERAQLIATARAAVGPDYPLMAGCGAHSTKQVLELAEDAAAAGANYILVLPPAYFGKATTPAVVKRFFADVARKSPLPVVVYNFPGVCNGVDLDSETITAIVRESAASSANGVSNVVGVKLTCGSVGKITRLAATFSKEEFAIYGGQSDFLIGGLAAGSAGCIAAFANVFPKTASKIYDLYVAGKIQEAVELQRQAALAESPCKSGIAATKYAAAIFSARAAGIEGAEEKLKPRTPYEEPAEGAKKGVQDLMSAVAKVEGSI, encoded by the coding sequence ATGGGCTCCTCCGTCACCGTCACCCCCCAACCTCGCATCCCCAAAGCCGGCGTCTGGTGCCCCGCCGTGACCTTCTTTGACCACAGCACCGACACCCTTGACCTCGATGCCCAAAAGAAATACTACCAGTACCTCTCCACGACTGGCCTGGCcggcctcgtcatcctcggtaCCAACTCCGAAgcattcctcctcacccgCGAAGAACGCGCCCAACTCATCGCCACGGCCCGTGCCGCCGTTGGCCCCGACTACCCTCTCATGGCCGGCTGCGGTGCTCATTCCACCAAGCAAGTGCTCGAATTGGCCGAAgacgccgccgccgcgggCGCAAACTACATCCTCGTCCTGCCCCCCGCTTACTTTGGCAAAGCCACGACCCCGGCCGTCGTGAAGCGCTTCTTTGCTGATGTCGCGCGCAAGAGTCCCCTGCCCGTCGTGGTGTACAACTTCCCGGGTGTCTGTAACGGGGTGGATCTGGACTCGGAgaccatcaccgccatcgTGCGCGAGTCAGCGGCGTCGAGCGCCAATGGGGTCTCGAATGTGGTGGGTGTCAAGTTGACATGTGGATCGGTGGGCAAGATTACCAGGCTGGCGgccaccttctccaaggaGGAGTTCGCGATCTATGGTGGTCAGTCAGATTTCTTGATCGGTGGTCTGGCTGCGGGCTCTGCTGGGTGCATTGCTGCTTTTGCCAATGTGTTTCCGAAGACGGCATCGAAGATTTATGATCTTTATGTTGCTGGTAAAATTCAGGAGGCAGTTGAGCTGCAGCGCCAGGCAGCGCTGGCGGAGAGCCCCTGCAAGAGTGGAATTGCTGCCACCAAGTACGCAGCTGCAATCTTCTCGGCTCGTGCGGCAGGTATTGAGGGGGCagaggagaagctgaagccccGGACACCGTATGAGGAGCCGGCGGAGGGTGCGAAGAAGGGAGTACAAGACTTGATGAGCGCGGTGGCAAAGGTTGAAGGAAGTATATAA